The genomic DNA GTGACAGTTTCTGGACAGATGCAGAAATttaatgtaataatatatcatTGCGATAGTTTTCTCGTGAAAAAGTTATTATGCAATCAGCTGTTCACTTAGTTCTCTTCTGTCACTTGTCAAAAATAAATGTCAAACTATTAGATCTAACCTGATGTGTCTTTTACACCGTTGCCATATCTGCTGAGTGTCTTATAAAACGTCGCTAATTTTCATCACTTCCTACTAACATCGATAGTCTCACCATATCCTTGCGTATATTTAATTCAGCTGCGTCGTATCATGCAGGTGGATTGGTACGTGGGATATGAGCAGCTTGTCAAGCGCAACCTGACTCTGCTCCCCCATCAGCAAACCGCCCAGCAACCGCAGCcccagcagcagcaacagcagcagcagctggtTCACCCCCAACAAGCTGACATCATGACATCGATGTTCGAACAACAAATTAAAAGCGAGCCAATGGGATTTTATTCGGTTGCCTCAAGCCGTTCAGATGGTTCAAATTCAATGGTCAATTTGTCGGATGACCGAGAAGAGCTTTCTCAGCAAGAAGCTCACTTGCAGCCTCAACAGCAACAGACTCTGCAACAAACGCTGCAACAAcatcaacagcagcagcagcaacagcagcagcagcagcagcaacaacagcagcagcagcagcagcagcagcaacaacagcagcaaggTCAGCCGGGACCTCAGGTTCAGCAAGGTCAAGGAGTACCGCAGACAGCTCCGACGCGTCAGTCAACGGGCCAACAAACAGTGAAGGAGGGATCGCGTTCTAAACCGCAAGCCTGTAAGGTCTGTGGAAAAGTCTTATCTTCAGCATCGTCGTACTACGTTCACATGAAGCTTCATTCGGGAAATAAACCTTACCATTGTACCGTTTGCGAGGCAAGTTTCTGTCGCAAACCGTACTTAGAAGTACACATGCGAACCCATACAGGCGAACGGCCGTTTCAATGCGAATTGTGCCTAAAACGATTCACCCAAAAAAGCAGCTTGAATACCCATAAACGGGTTCATACCGGGGAACGACCTTATGCCTGCGATATATGCCAAAAACGTTTTGCTGTCAAGAGCTACGTTACTGCTCATCGCTGGAGTCATGTAGCAGAAAAACCTCTGGTGTGCGATCGATGCTCACTTACGTTTACATCTAAGAGCCAATTTGCGATCCATATTCGTACTCATACTGCGAGTACTACGTACGAATGCAATATATGTGGTCGCACTTTTGTACGTGATAGTTATCTTATTCGGCATCAGAATAGAGTACACCGCGATTTGAATCAGGGCAGCTCGAACCACAATCCGACGACTCCCCAAAGTACCGGTGGCGGAGGCTCTACGGCTGGATTTGAAAGTCCTGTCTGTGATCTGCGCTACAGCGAAGGTCCATCGTCTTTGGATCCGTTGGGGGGAACAAAGGGTGGCATCGCCGCCGAAATCGCTAGCCTAACCAAGCAAAATAGCTTACAGCTACCTCTTCCTCTACTTCACCCGCAGACAACCAACTAGTGTTTAGATACCAGCGCGTCTCAGCCCTTGCAATTGCAACAACCTCCACAGCAAGTAGCGTGTTCTGCCTCGGCGTGTACGCCGTTTACACTTAACCCGCCACTGTCGCACGAGCACACCACACCACAGAGTGTCTACCAAACGACGGGACTTGCTACTATGGATACGGCGAGCTCTCGCTTCTATTCCCATATTCCTTTAACTCCTTCGGAATCGCATCATCACACGCATCATTCGCATCAGCTCCATAGACCTATTCCTCCACCTGGTCTTCATCCTGCGCTTTATCTCTATGCCCAATATAGCAATACCAGTGGTCCTTTGGCATATCCTGAGTATACCCAACCCAGCAATTGAAATTGAGTTTATGCTAGCATTATACAATGCCACCTCGTTATATCGCGGGCTTCGGGGCTATGGAGGAGTAGAACcacaatataaataatttcccTACTTCGTGCTGCGCTGTAGCCATAGGCTGGCCCACTGCTCACTAGCGCACAGTCGCGTAGTATGGGTTGGGCTGCATAGTAATCAAGTAAATGAAATAGCGTAATGCGCACGAGCGGTTGGTAAGGGAATAAGCTTGGAGGAATATTTACCAACCGCGATATACCAAGGCGCGATATATCGAGGTGGCATTGTACTCAATTCTGATGTTGTTAGTTGATGCCAATCATGttctcaaaaatattattcttgtttagattttttttattgggcAGCTACGTTGTTTGGAAGAAATAGATTTGCAACAGACTATACAAAACTGACTTcctaatttttcaagtatacTTTAGCAATCTGCgattaaatttaaacaaagggtaacgtgtaaataaaaaagtagtcattttttttatatcatactACGAGATCTACGAATAAGgccttattataataattgttaatgtttcaagaaatttttttttctttaaatacaACTCTTGTTCAAAGTCAAATTGTTATTACGGAAATTTTGTATAGAAACCTTAACTTCGGAATACTTTTATCAGCTCGACTCTTACATGCTtaagaattttaaaagttcCTCTTATTAATTTTCCACTTATTGAATGGATTGAGCAGTGTATCAGAGTAATATGGTCAAAACTTTGTAGTCAGATTTAAACTTGTCAAAAATTCTACTCTATTTTTAAGATGTAAGAAATCGATAAGAGAAATTAACAATGACTATAGATTGctttattattttgtataagTGTCGGATAGTCTAGTAAATTTTATTAGACTTTACTCGCACTGCTTTTGCGTTTTGCGACATTATCTCCATAGCACCTATAAACAACTTGGATACAGAAGTTTTACTTGTTGAAAGTatcatatagatatatttggaATACATTCAGTTAACCAACTGTTTAgccttaaagttaattttctacacacatacatattttGTACATTGCACTGCTTAAGGTCGTCAATAATTTTATCCAAAACGTGAAACGTATCTTTCACAAAATAATGGGCTAAATTTTATCTTGAAAACGTAATGTCCCCATTATATATTTGAACACATTTATATCTTTATAGTTCCAGATATTTTCGTGTTGGTCAAAGATGGTCGAATATTTTAGTTCCTATGGAATCAACTGTCGACAAAAACTGCAACagtgaaaatcaatattatgatttatgaaaaataaataataatatcattgaTAACAACAGTTGATAAATAAGTATTAAAATATGTAAGCACGCTCGAATAATATCAGTGAATAAAAGTCAAgctaaatataattatttcgaaattttctttacatgtGTCCATgtcaaaaaaagaatatccAAAACGACTCATTTTTTGCctgattattcaatatttgatTTAAGtaatatatttctttaatattaatatgatataaatttgaaaagattttttgaatgCTAGCATAAACTGACTTAAAAAAGAACTGGTCGCTTCCATAACGTCAGCACGCTTCTTTTAACTTTCCCTTAACATACCACATCTGCGActacataataaaaatatcatcatacatatttatattatattcttaaAGAGTTTTAGTCACTTGAATCTGTGATATAGATAGTAATTATTGTCTACAAGATTGAAACATTGGTTTACTATTTTAATgtcaaaaagaaaatgaatttcatgaaGCGGTGTAGCTAATCGACCAAGCAAGAATTTTTGGTCTCTACCGAAGGTGTTTGGTAGACACCCTACTATTACTTTTAAACACACAAACGAACACACGTTCATTCAGTAGCATACTTGACACTTCTATACTAGTGGGGCTGATGTACACAGAGTAGTCATGGTTTCTTTAGCTTTAGACGCTTCATGGGCTCTCTTTGTGCACACTGTgggtatacaatatttttcgcaAAACGAAAAGGATATTCCTATAAGGAAATAAAGTTAGCTTGGTATACCACGACTTTGAACTTTCATTCTGTCCCATAGGCGTACTTATTTTCTACATATCGAAGCTTGTTGtaaagaaaatatgtatataaaatcaattaatgAGGATGTTATGGCGGGGCTGTTAATTTGAACACTATTAGACTTAGTTTAATAACTAACACGGCTTAAAACAAGCAGAGGAGCCATGACAATCGCGAGAATGCCCGTAAATATTAATCGCGGTTAATTGGGTAGTGAGTTGGTACAATAACTTGTTACTATTTATCAATAAGTAATTTTGagtaactataaaaaaaatttgtattagtGTGCCTCGAACAATTAGGTCTGTTTCGGCAATTTAGTTGCAAACTGCGTGTGTATGGCCAAGGCTTTCAATTCCATGAGAGATGGAGTCATCTGGCAAGACTGATTACTGGAtcataaaatttgcaaaagtaAGAATATGAATATAGAAAGAAGATGAATGATCTTTATATTGGCTAGTCAATGTGCAGCTCTATAAGACAAAGTACTACTATGCTGTGATTAAAGCCTATATGGACATGCCCACGCAGACCCTAGCTAGTGATATACGTTATAATCTATTATTAATATGTAGCTAGTAGTAGAACTAcctaaattttcatattaattGGTCGGATCTGAAAATGTTTTAGGTAACACGTTTATCTAATTACATCCAAAACACACACATCGTGGTTGGAAGATATTTGGTAATACTGatcattttaataataaatctcTAGGAATCTTTATTCTGGCaaacatcaaaataatatgtatttttaataaaaaaaaaagaaaagataaggTCCTTTCTTATAAAGAGCACTCGGACCAAGAAATTCTGAAAGGCTTTTAAAGCTATATCTGAAGGTCAAGATTAGTATGTTGGAGATTTTGTTAATAGAagaacaattatttatttttaactatttgctctgtgaaatataaatattttatttaatatacttGCTTCTAATGAGTTTTTAAGTCGCTGTAAGCTTTTTAAAGTATCGCAGAAGCAAGAAaggcaaaaaattcaactttccaACCGTGAAAGCTAAGTTTGTACATAGTTTACATCCGAAGTGAAATAACAAGATATTTACAAAGTTTTATTTAAAGCAATACATTGTCAACAATAATACGACACAACTATATGGCAACTGAGATACTAAAAACATGTAACAGCTGTTTTCTAGTCAAAGCAAGGTGTAAGGAGGCatcgtatgaaaaaataatgatggaAAATCTTAGAGTTTAAACCTCACCTGGATATCAATATGAGGAAATATGGGAGTTTGAAACTTCCCAAGTCAAAATGTGATATATGCtatttgtttttccttctttctctttgaCTTCTAGACCTTTTTTATGACACGGATCTTGAGCTTCAtcattgatataaaataaacataaaacctattagaaatatttttaaggaGGTTCAACTGGTGTGAAATACATATGCTTgtataattcaattaatttgaaagaatACTTCAATTCAAACACCTCAGAAAATTTCTCCAACTAAAaagtcaacatttttttattccagaaaatcatttttaagtgggtaataaacaaaaacatgaCCAAATATGATGACAAAACTATCGACCAAATCGCACaaaatataatcaattatATAAGATCGCTCCAAAAACGCTGCAGTTACAAAAATCTGGAAATTAAGGAGGAGCTTATTCAACTGTAACTTAAGTTtctaaactttttgaaaacgttGGAGTTACCTTCACCAAAGTGTTAGAGCCTCCTTAAAATGAATCTTTCTATTAGTCGATACACCCTAGTTTTTTGTAAACtaatcgaagaaaaataaattatatatcgaaacatgaaaaaggagtaaaaaaaaaatttttttacaactacGACCTCCTGGAACTTGAGAGAAAACGACTGTTACTTGTGCCTCGTATATAGTGTCCAGTATTGGTTTATACACAGTGGCCACTCACAGATGTCCATGAATTCCTATACTTCCCGGCAGAAAAGCTTTGTCTCCCAAACACATTGatcataattaaaaattgggCGATTCTCACAATTTGTAGGTTCGCCCTATCCATAAAATCGACAAACGCATAACTATCCCAATGACTACCTGCTACGTAACTAAGTGAAAGTATAGAGACAGATACTACATGCCATCCAGACAGAGATTACACGAAGAGAATTCCGTGTGCAGCGTTATAAGTATAGAAACACTACAATACTTTTGTTAGAGAGAAGATAAGAAACGAAAGGAAATAATATGAGGATAGATTAGTCGCGTCGCTCGATGTTGTGTGTGTACTATTTTGCTTCTTTAACAGAGTACAATgccatttatttttgtaatatgtttACG from Diprion similis isolate iyDipSimi1 chromosome 2, iyDipSimi1.1, whole genome shotgun sequence includes the following:
- the LOC124416553 gene encoding zinc finger protein 771-like isoform X1; protein product: MQVDWYVGYEQLVKRNLTLLPHQQTAQQPQPQQQQQQQQLVHPQQADIMTSMFEQQIKSEPMGFYSVASSRSDGSNSMVNLSDDREELSQQEAHLQPQQQQTLQQTLQQHQQQQQQQQQQQQQQQQQQQQQQQQQQQGQPGPQVQQGQGVPQTAPTRQSTGQQTVKEGSRSKPQACKVCGKVLSSASSYYVHMKLHSGNKPYHCTVCEASFCRKPYLEVHMRTHTGERPFQCELCLKRFTQKSSLNTHKRVHTGERPYACDICQKRFAVKSYVTAHRWSHVAEKPLVCDRCSLTFTSKSQFAIHIRTHTASTTYECNICGRTFVRDSYLIRHQNRVHRDLNQGSSNHNPTTPQSTGGGGSTAGFESPVCDLRYSEGPSSLDPLGGTKGGIAAEIASLTKQNSLQLPLPLLHPQTTN
- the LOC124416553 gene encoding zinc finger protein 771-like isoform X2; amino-acid sequence: MTSMFEQQIKSEPMGFYSVASSRSDGSNSMVNLSDDREELSQQEAHLQPQQQQTLQQTLQQHQQQQQQQQQQQQQQQQQQQQQQQQQQQGQPGPQVQQGQGVPQTAPTRQSTGQQTVKEGSRSKPQACKVCGKVLSSASSYYVHMKLHSGNKPYHCTVCEASFCRKPYLEVHMRTHTGERPFQCELCLKRFTQKSSLNTHKRVHTGERPYACDICQKRFAVKSYVTAHRWSHVAEKPLVCDRCSLTFTSKSQFAIHIRTHTASTTYECNICGRTFVRDSYLIRHQNRVHRDLNQGSSNHNPTTPQSTGGGGSTAGFESPVCDLRYSEGPSSLDPLGGTKGGIAAEIASLTKQNSLQLPLPLLHPQTTN